The nucleotide sequence TAATCCGATCCCTGTAATGACGATTCTGCTTTGATCATCCATTGATGCCTGCATGGATTTATACCACTCTGATCGATTTGATAATACAATGATGGTCCACATGCCACACGACCGCAGTGGTCGGGCAGGGGAAAAGTTAAATATTATCCCAAGGAGATTACCCGTTCTACTGTAAACTCGCAAGTGGCGCAGCAATTCAGATTTGCGATTCGCAATAGAATCAACTTCGGTTCTGCTATAATTTCTGTATCGCGAAACATGCGGAGAAACACCTTCACAAAAATGTGACTCAACCAGAATAATTTTCTTAACATCTAAAGCCCTAAGTCCTCAGTACAGGAAGGCTTACAGAAGATTTCTCAAATCCAACAGATCCGGGTTCAAAAAAGAACGGATTCTCTCCGTCCGGTTTTGCCTTGAGCGTACGAATATCAGTATGGACCTGTCCCTGGAAACACAATTTGCTGCAGACTCCCCAATGAATCAGATCCCCCATGAACAATTTGTTTCTCTGCTGGCGCGACATCACAATCTGATTCGCGGATTTATTGGAACATTACTCCCCCACCAGACAGACGCTGACGACGTGTTTCAGCAGACCTGCCTGGTGCTGTGGAGAAAATGGGATACATTCGACGAGACTCAGAGTTTTTCCTCCTGGGCCTGCGGGATCGCCTTTTATGAAGTGAAGAACTTCCAACGGGTCCAGAGCCGGGATCGGCACTATTTTTCTGATGAAATCCTCTCACTCATCGCTGCACAACAATCGTCATCACTGACTGAAAGCGAACACAGGCAGCGGATTTTGCAGAACTGTATTCAAAAGCTGGATGCCGAAAGCCGTAAACTCATCCAGGACTGCTATCACGCTGACATCAGTATTAAAGAATTGGCCGAGCAGACAGGACGTTCCTGTGATGCACTCTATAAGAAACTATCACGTCTGCGACTGAAACTGATGGACTGCATGCAACAGACACTCCACTCTGCGGAGATGGGATCATGAACCAGAACCCCACACCCGACAACCAGACGATTCTTCTGATTGACGCCTTCCTGCAGGGCACCATCAGCGACCAGCAACAGGCAGAACTGGAACGGCTGCTCGCATCTGATTCTGAGCAGCGCCAACTTTATATCGACTATATGCAGGTCCATAACGGACTCACTACCTGGACTAACGAAACAACAGAACCTGCGGACTGGGTTCCTCAACCAGTTTCACAAGCTCATCCCTCCCGACTGAGATCTCCCCGTTTTCTGCTAATGCTGGTCTCTTCACTGGTCGCAGCGACACTCCTGCTTTCACTGGCTTACTATGCCGGCTGGAATACCCGGGCAGACTCATCGTCTGCCATCGCTGAATCAT is from Gimesia maris and encodes:
- a CDS encoding sigma-70 family RNA polymerase sigma factor produces the protein MNQIPHEQFVSLLARHHNLIRGFIGTLLPHQTDADDVFQQTCLVLWRKWDTFDETQSFSSWACGIAFYEVKNFQRVQSRDRHYFSDEILSLIAAQQSSSLTESEHRQRILQNCIQKLDAESRKLIQDCYHADISIKELAEQTGRSCDALYKKLSRLRLKLMDCMQQTLHSAEMGS